In Candidatus Terasakiella magnetica, the following are encoded in one genomic region:
- the dapB gene encoding 4-hydroxy-tetrahydrodipicolinate reductase has translation MKIGIVGCAGRMGRMLVQAVVNQDGAELAGGTEMESSPFIGHDPAVVAGEVPCGASITSDADKLFADCDAVIDFTIPAATVEHAKLAAKHNTNLVIGTTGLSADDQAIIAEAAKSVTIIQAPNMSLGVNLAFAVTEKVASMLNDEWDIEVVEMHHKHKVDAPSGTALGLGRAAAAGRKVNLDEVADKVRDGHTGERKKGDIGFATLRGGDVVGDHTVIFAIEGERFEITHKASSRVIFARGAVTGALWTGKADAGLFDMQDVLGLKE, from the coding sequence ATGAAAATCGGTATTGTTGGTTGTGCGGGTCGTATGGGTCGTATGTTGGTGCAGGCTGTTGTTAATCAGGACGGGGCAGAGCTTGCTGGCGGCACTGAGATGGAAAGCTCGCCTTTTATTGGGCATGACCCGGCTGTTGTGGCTGGTGAAGTACCATGTGGTGCTTCTATTACCTCTGATGCGGATAAGCTTTTTGCCGATTGTGATGCGGTGATTGATTTTACCATTCCCGCAGCCACGGTTGAGCATGCCAAGCTGGCGGCTAAACACAACACCAACCTTGTCATCGGGACCACGGGCTTAAGTGCGGATGATCAGGCGATCATTGCTGAGGCGGCAAAGTCGGTTACCATCATTCAGGCACCCAACATGAGCCTTGGGGTGAACCTTGCTTTTGCGGTGACTGAAAAAGTTGCTTCTATGCTTAATGATGAGTGGGATATCGAGGTTGTGGAAATGCACCACAAACATAAAGTCGATGCCCCTTCAGGTACAGCCCTTGGTTTGGGCCGCGCAGCAGCTGCTGGGCGCAAAGTGAACTTGGATGAGGTCGCTGATAAAGTGCGCGATGGTCATACCGGGGAGCGCAAAAAAGGTGATATCGGTTTTGCTACCTTGCGCGGTGGTGACGTTGTGGGTGATCATACGGTCATTTTTGCCATTGAGGGCGAGCGTTTTGAAATTACCCATAAAGCATCCAGCCGAGTGATCTTTGCACGCGGTGCGGTCACAGGTGCCTTGTGGACAGGGAAAGCCGATGCAGGTCTGTTTGATATGCAAGATGTGTTGGGCCTGAAAGAGTAA
- a CDS encoding EAL domain-containing protein, with protein sequence MDEKLLQDAAPAILEASSEAIITIDYDGNIKGCNNQFLFLLGLKEEHELKCNINDLFQEFDFTTFEADAIDTFIPTKLTKLNGTSSLVLMKVIPIGLHTNSFKTILIQDPETIRRIIDHLDYIDSYDVGSGLLNRHKGTLEFDKLQTSNLSGGCFFIKTGLSQSIENEEQKYGEILKQVSTHFKPIAAQALVYRYSTDELVFTFTSDDLPSQEVFKSIIGGISNDPYLTPDIDISIAYKQWSGAKEGVDSIISSLHRHLRKLDDPKLVNDFGKKTEPGKRHSYLQSLEKALEDGELDFFIQPQISSENRHVAGGELLIRWIPPKGEMIQPSQFVDYLEHGEFGKTFLNWSINRSAEILVRLKEELGDFVPISLNVASSYFSEELLVQPLVKCMSNYDIPFENLEIEITERVLAENPKEVMRTLSHLREKGFPAAIDDFGTGYSSLSYLRKFPLDRLKIDRVFVTNLAENEEDRLIAVAIASLAHVLGLEIVAEGVETNTQGSFLKNIGCEYFQGYLTGKPMSVDDFISFYRQNEKNLDEHSWSDEYIEDTKVNSKHRKVTWKKSFSTDVVSIDNEHRDLIDLLNKAAQTYQEDPESLDLCETFDLIGAETLKHFDHEENVMRNMGYPRYEMHKDKHKWLIADLSKRKAEILKNPDSTNFDEVLQYLKYWLLRHLISEDTHILRYLNKSNFERRIP encoded by the coding sequence ATGGACGAGAAACTACTGCAAGATGCGGCACCAGCAATTCTGGAAGCCAGCAGCGAAGCGATTATTACAATTGATTATGACGGCAATATTAAAGGCTGTAATAATCAGTTCCTCTTTTTGCTTGGGCTTAAAGAAGAGCATGAGCTTAAATGTAACATCAATGATCTCTTTCAAGAGTTTGATTTTACGACATTTGAAGCTGATGCCATCGATACCTTTATTCCAACGAAGCTGACCAAGCTCAATGGGACAAGCTCACTTGTATTGATGAAGGTTATTCCCATTGGCCTGCACACAAACAGTTTTAAAACCATCTTAATCCAAGACCCGGAAACCATCCGGCGCATTATTGATCATCTGGATTATATTGATAGCTATGATGTGGGTTCTGGCCTGTTGAACCGTCATAAAGGTACCCTTGAATTTGACAAGCTTCAGACGAGTAATCTTTCTGGTGGGTGTTTCTTTATTAAGACGGGTCTGTCACAAAGCATTGAGAACGAAGAGCAAAAATATGGCGAGATTCTCAAACAAGTCTCGACCCATTTTAAGCCGATTGCCGCACAGGCCTTGGTCTATCGTTATTCAACAGATGAACTGGTTTTCACCTTTACGAGCGATGATCTACCCAGCCAAGAGGTGTTTAAGTCAATCATTGGGGGCATTTCCAATGACCCGTATTTGACACCTGATATTGATATCTCCATTGCCTATAAGCAATGGTCAGGCGCAAAAGAAGGTGTCGATTCTATTATCAGTTCGCTTCATCGTCATTTACGCAAATTAGATGACCCGAAACTGGTGAATGATTTTGGCAAGAAAACCGAACCGGGCAAACGTCATTCTTATTTGCAGAGCCTTGAAAAAGCCCTTGAAGATGGAGAACTTGATTTCTTCATTCAACCACAAATCAGTTCGGAAAATCGTCATGTGGCGGGTGGGGAACTTCTCATTCGCTGGATTCCACCCAAAGGCGAGATGATCCAGCCTTCCCAGTTTGTTGATTATTTGGAGCATGGCGAGTTTGGTAAAACCTTCCTGAATTGGTCGATTAATCGCTCTGCTGAAATTCTCGTGCGCCTGAAAGAAGAACTCGGTGATTTTGTGCCGATTTCCTTAAATGTAGCCTCTAGCTATTTCTCAGAAGAATTGCTTGTCCAGCCGCTTGTGAAATGCATGAGCAATTACGATATTCCGTTTGAAAATCTGGAAATTGAGATTACCGAACGGGTGTTGGCAGAAAACCCTAAAGAGGTGATGAGAACCCTGAGCCATCTGCGCGAAAAAGGCTTCCCCGCTGCCATTGATGATTTTGGGACGGGCTATTCCAGCTTGTCATATTTGCGCAAATTCCCGTTAGATCGTCTCAAGATTGATCGCGTTTTTGTGACCAATTTGGCAGAAAATGAAGAAGATCGCCTTATTGCAGTCGCCATTGCCTCGCTTGCCCATGTGTTGGGTCTGGAAATTGTGGCCGAAGGGGTGGAAACCAATACTCAAGGTTCCTTCTTAAAGAATATCGGCTGTGAGTATTTCCAAGGTTATCTCACCGGTAAACCCATGAGTGTGGATGATTTCATCAGTTTTTATCGCCAAAACGAGAAAAACTTGGATGAACATAGCTGGTCTGATGAATATATCGAAGATACCAAGGTTAATTCCAAACATCGCAAGGTGACTTGGAAGAAGAGTTTCTCAACGGATGTGGTTTCTATTGATAATGAACACCGCGATTTGATTGATTTGCTCAATAAAGCGGCGCAAACCTATCAGGAAGACCCCGAGTCACTGGATTTATGCGAGACGTTTGATTTGATTGGGGCTGAAACCCTGAAACATTTTGATCATGAAGAAAATGTCATGCGCAACATGGGCTATCCACGTTATGAAATGCATAAAGATAAGCATAAATGGCTCATCGCTGACCTTTCCAAACGCAAAGCCGAGATTCTCAAAAATCCTGACAGCACCAACTTTGATGAAGTGCTGCAATATCTCAAATACTGGCTCTTGCGTCATTTGATCAGTGAAGACACCCATATCCTGCGCTATCTCAATAAATCCAACTTCGAGCGCCGCATTCCGTAA
- a CDS encoding argininosuccinate synthase: MSDIKKVVLAYSGGLDTSIILKWLQDTYNCEVVTFTADIGQGEEVEPARKKAELLGIKEIFIDDLREEFVRDYVFPMFRANAVYEGVYLLGTSIARPLIAKRQIEIAREVGADAVSHGATGKGNDQVRFELGYYGLQPDIKVIAPWREWDLNSRTKLIEYAQHHQIPVPKDKFGEAPYSMDANLLHISYEGKALEDPWSEYEESMFLRTIAPEAAPDTPTYIEIEYEKGDPVKLDGKKLSPADMLTALNDLAGKNGIGRLDLVENRFVGMKSRGVYETPGGTIMLTAHRAMESITLDRNAGHLKDELMPRYAELIYNGFWWSPERAALQALIDSTQENVSGVVRLKLYKGNVIVVGRKSDVSLYSEEHVTFEEDEVYDQRDAEGFIKLNALRLRMAAVKPDMGHVG; the protein is encoded by the coding sequence ATGAGTGACATTAAAAAAGTAGTGCTAGCCTATTCTGGCGGTTTAGACACATCCATTATTCTTAAATGGCTACAAGACACATATAACTGCGAAGTTGTGACCTTCACAGCGGACATCGGTCAGGGTGAAGAAGTAGAACCTGCACGCAAAAAAGCCGAACTGCTCGGCATCAAGGAAATCTTCATTGATGACCTGCGCGAAGAATTCGTTCGTGATTATGTCTTCCCAATGTTTCGTGCCAATGCGGTTTATGAAGGTGTTTACCTTCTGGGTACCTCCATTGCCCGCCCATTGATTGCCAAACGTCAAATTGAAATTGCACGTGAAGTTGGCGCTGATGCGGTTTCTCACGGGGCCACTGGTAAAGGTAACGATCAGGTTCGTTTCGAGCTTGGCTATTACGGTCTTCAGCCAGATATCAAGGTGATTGCACCTTGGCGTGAGTGGGATTTGAATTCTCGCACAAAATTAATCGAATATGCCCAGCATCACCAAATTCCGGTTCCAAAAGACAAATTTGGTGAAGCGCCTTATTCCATGGATGCTAACCTGCTTCACATTTCTTATGAAGGTAAGGCACTGGAAGACCCATGGTCTGAGTATGAAGAAAGCATGTTCTTGCGCACCATTGCCCCAGAAGCCGCACCAGACACACCAACATATATCGAGATCGAATATGAAAAAGGTGATCCGGTTAAGCTTGATGGTAAAAAACTTTCACCTGCTGACATGTTGACAGCGCTGAACGATCTGGCTGGCAAGAACGGCATTGGTCGCCTTGATCTGGTTGAGAACCGTTTTGTCGGTATGAAATCACGCGGTGTTTATGAAACACCGGGCGGCACCATTATGTTAACAGCCCACCGCGCAATGGAATCCATCACGCTTGACCGTAACGCAGGCCACCTTAAAGATGAGCTGATGCCACGTTATGCTGAGCTAATCTATAACGGTTTCTGGTGGTCGCCAGAGCGCGCTGCCCTTCAGGCCTTGATCGATTCCACACAGGAAAATGTATCCGGTGTGGTTCGCCTTAAGCTTTATAAAGGCAATGTCATTGTTGTGGGCCGTAAATCAGACGTCTCTTTATATTCTGAAGAACATGTCACCTTTGAAGAAGATGAAGTATACGATCAACGCGATGCTGAAGGCTTCATCAAGCTCAACGCCCTGCGCTTGCGTATGGCTGCGGTTAAGCCAGACATGGGTCATGTCGGCTAA